A portion of the Sulfurospirillum diekertiae genome contains these proteins:
- the hemL gene encoding glutamate-1-semialdehyde 2,1-aminomutase, with protein MHYDKSIKAYEKAQNVIPGGVDSPVRAFKSVGGTPLFIKKGEGAYLFDVDHNRYVDYVQSWGPLIFGHANKTIEKAVIKAVKKGLSFGAPTKAETKLATLICSLFPEIDKVRFVSSGTEAVMSAIRLARGFTCKDDIIKFEGCYHGHSDSLLVQAGSGAVTFGTPSSPGVPADLTKHTLLAKYNDIKSVKECFKHSKNIACIIIEPLAGNMGFVPADAKFLEELRVLCDKHGTLLIFDEVMSGFRASLKGAQGIYTTVPDLVTFGKVIGGGMPVGAFGGRAEIMNKLSPDGPVYQAGTLSGNPVAMAAGLASLEQIIEDEELYIRLEKKAKRLVEGLKEAAQVSGISLQVSAIGSMFGFFFNDAPVKNFEDALKSNTTCFAAFHQGMLREGFYFACSQFETGFISDAISDEMIEETIEAAIKVFEEIA; from the coding sequence ATGCACTATGATAAAAGCATTAAAGCGTATGAAAAAGCTCAAAATGTTATTCCTGGTGGTGTAGATTCTCCTGTGCGCGCATTTAAAAGCGTAGGAGGAACACCTCTGTTTATCAAAAAAGGCGAGGGTGCGTATCTGTTTGATGTCGATCACAACCGCTATGTTGACTATGTTCAAAGTTGGGGACCTCTTATCTTTGGTCATGCTAATAAAACCATTGAAAAAGCGGTGATTAAAGCGGTTAAAAAGGGGCTTAGTTTTGGAGCACCTACGAAAGCGGAAACAAAACTTGCAACGCTTATCTGCTCACTCTTTCCTGAAATTGATAAAGTACGCTTTGTCAGTAGTGGAACCGAGGCGGTGATGAGTGCGATCAGACTTGCGCGAGGCTTTACATGTAAAGATGATATTATCAAATTTGAGGGTTGCTACCATGGGCACAGCGACTCACTTTTAGTACAAGCGGGAAGTGGCGCTGTAACGTTTGGAACGCCTAGTTCTCCAGGAGTTCCCGCCGATCTTACCAAACATACGCTTTTAGCTAAATACAACGACATCAAAAGCGTTAAAGAGTGTTTTAAACATTCTAAAAATATCGCGTGTATTATTATCGAACCTCTGGCTGGCAATATGGGTTTTGTTCCTGCCGATGCAAAATTTTTGGAAGAGCTAAGAGTTTTATGTGACAAACATGGAACGCTTTTGATTTTTGATGAGGTCATGAGTGGCTTTAGAGCAAGCCTTAAAGGGGCACAAGGGATTTATACAACCGTACCCGATTTGGTGACGTTTGGAAAAGTCATCGGTGGTGGTATGCCTGTAGGTGCTTTTGGTGGACGCGCTGAAATCATGAATAAACTCTCCCCTGATGGTCCAGTGTATCAAGCAGGAACGCTCAGTGGAAATCCTGTAGCAATGGCAGCAGGACTGGCTTCATTAGAGCAAATTATAGAGGATGAAGAGCTGTATATTAGGCTTGAAAAAAAGGCTAAGAGGCTGGTGGAAGGACTTAAAGAGGCTGCTCAGGTATCGGGTATTTCACTTCAAGTTTCAGCCATTGGTTCCATGTTTGGCTTTTTCTTTAATGATGCTCCTGTGAAAAATTTTGAGGATGCTCTTAAAAGTAATACCACATGTTTTGCAGCCTTCCATCAAGGTATGCTTAGAGAGGGTTTTTACTTTGCATGCTCACAGTTTGAAACCGGTTTTATCTCCGATGCTATCAGTGATGAGATGATCGAAGAGACCATTGAAGCAGCGATTAAAGTATTTGAAGAGATTGCATGA
- the hpf gene encoding ribosome hibernation-promoting factor, HPF/YfiA family — translation MNTSIVGKQFDLTEPIKAYVDGAVDAIGKYNLDIISVRTVISADEKNGKKGFSVEFAINMAHKNTVVIQQKDKDVYAAVDLAIERAKKVLRRHHDKITNYKADELVVTEENSEGSDDEIVPIRLDSYKPVEVEDAMNELKASDKQFIVFHDMEDKFRVMYKKTDGRFGLY, via the coding sequence AGGTAAACAATTTGATTTGACGGAGCCAATCAAGGCGTATGTTGATGGAGCCGTTGATGCTATCGGCAAATACAATTTGGATATTATCTCTGTGCGTACTGTGATCTCAGCAGATGAAAAAAATGGCAAAAAAGGCTTTAGTGTTGAGTTTGCTATTAATATGGCACACAAAAACACGGTTGTTATTCAACAAAAAGACAAAGATGTCTATGCCGCTGTTGATCTCGCCATCGAGAGAGCTAAAAAAGTTTTACGTCGTCACCATGATAAAATTACCAATTATAAAGCTGATGAACTTGTTGTTACCGAAGAAAACAGTGAAGGAAGCGACGATGAGATCGTGCCAATTCGCCTTGATAGCTACAAACCCGTCGAAGTCGAAGATGCTATGAACGAGCTCAAAGCAAGTGACAAGCAGTTTATCGTTTTCCATGATATGGAAGATAAATTCCGTGTTATGTATAAAAAAACCGATGGAAGATTTGGTCTTTACTAA
- a CDS encoding M16 family metallopeptidase, which translates to MKKLFFTIMILLQGVLVSQEISQINVNGVEIPIVFEKDASLPLASVQLVVKNAGSMEDGTNEGIAKFLAGMLGEGTKEMGATAFAEELEFRAISLDAHAGVETMVFEASALKEQFPYALEMMKKLLKSPNFSKESFDKIKLLTLGMLSNKESDFDYIANLNLQKLIFENTPFAHAYSGDVKSIKALKLKDVENFYKERINLESLIIVAGGDIELDALKKMLLPVLAEIKHGKRTTTPYFDANKNAKELIVHKESEQAYIYFGAPFYMKSGDPETYKAKVASFILGESGFGSRLMEEIRVKRGLAYSSYSRTSVGKSSSSFTGHLQTKNENLDEAKKLVGEEIKRFVDQGATEEELAQAKRFLLGSEPLRNETLSQRLSRAFFEYYGGFELGYSKKQLEKIEKLSLEDLNSFIKQHDEITALSFSVVTKREKP; encoded by the coding sequence ATGAAAAAACTATTTTTTACAATCATGATTTTGTTACAAGGAGTATTAGTGAGTCAAGAGATTAGTCAAATCAATGTTAATGGTGTTGAAATTCCTATCGTATTTGAAAAGGATGCTTCACTCCCTCTCGCTTCAGTACAACTTGTCGTTAAAAATGCAGGTAGCATGGAAGATGGTACGAATGAAGGTATTGCCAAGTTTTTAGCAGGAATGTTGGGTGAAGGCACCAAAGAGATGGGCGCAACGGCGTTTGCAGAAGAGCTTGAGTTTCGTGCTATTTCATTAGATGCTCATGCGGGTGTTGAAACAATGGTCTTTGAAGCTTCAGCACTTAAAGAACAGTTTCCCTATGCTTTGGAAATGATGAAAAAACTTCTCAAAAGTCCAAATTTCAGTAAAGAGAGTTTTGATAAAATCAAGCTTCTTACCCTTGGAATGCTCTCTAACAAAGAGAGTGATTTTGACTACATCGCCAATCTCAATCTTCAAAAACTCATCTTTGAAAACACCCCCTTTGCTCATGCGTACAGCGGTGATGTTAAAAGTATCAAGGCGCTCAAACTTAAAGATGTTGAAAACTTTTACAAAGAACGCATTAACCTAGAGAGCTTGATTATCGTTGCGGGTGGTGATATTGAACTGGATGCGCTTAAAAAAATGCTTTTACCCGTATTGGCTGAAATCAAGCATGGAAAACGAACGACGACGCCATACTTTGATGCTAATAAAAATGCTAAAGAGCTGATTGTTCATAAAGAGAGTGAACAAGCTTACATTTACTTTGGTGCACCTTTTTATATGAAAAGTGGTGACCCTGAAACCTATAAGGCTAAAGTTGCAAGTTTCATCTTAGGTGAGAGTGGTTTTGGAAGTCGTTTAATGGAAGAGATACGTGTTAAACGTGGACTTGCGTATTCAAGCTACAGCCGAACCAGTGTAGGAAAATCAAGCAGTAGTTTTACAGGACACCTTCAAACCAAAAATGAGAACTTGGATGAGGCCAAAAAGCTTGTTGGTGAAGAGATTAAACGCTTTGTAGATCAAGGGGCAACGGAAGAAGAGTTAGCTCAAGCAAAACGTTTTTTACTTGGTTCTGAGCCTCTTCGTAATGAAACACTTTCGCAACGCCTTTCTCGTGCATTTTTTGAGTATTATGGCGGATTTGAGCTAGGATATTCTAAAAAACAGCTCGAAAAAATTGAAAAGTTAAGTCTGGAAGATCTTAATAGTTTCATTAAACAACACGATGAAATCACAGCCCTTAGTTTTTCGGTAGTCACAAAACGTGAAAAACCTTGA
- a CDS encoding dehypoxanthine futalosine cyclase, with the protein MKRMSNEEALRLIREVDLNTLGEMALKRKMELHPENLTTFVVDRNINYTNVCWVDCKFCAFYRHHKEDEAYVLSFEEIGQKIEELIEIGGTQILFQGGVHPKLKIEWYEELVEWISTNYPSITIHGFSAIEIDYIAKISKISYQEVLLRLQKKGLYSIPGAGAEILSDRVRDIIAPKKLGSEEWLGVHRAAHKIGMRSTATMMFGTLESDEEIIEHWEKIRELQDETGGFRAFIMWSFQSDHTKLKEEHPEIKKQSSNRYLRLLAVSRLYLDNFKNIQSSWVTQGSYIGQLALLFGANDLGSTMMEENVVKAAGAANRMNQTEMIKLIKDIGSIPAKRDTSYTILEKFA; encoded by the coding sequence ATGAAACGAATGAGTAATGAAGAGGCCTTACGTTTAATTCGTGAGGTAGATCTTAATACATTAGGTGAGATGGCGTTGAAGCGCAAAATGGAGCTTCACCCTGAAAATTTGACAACATTTGTTGTCGATCGCAACATCAATTATACGAATGTCTGTTGGGTTGATTGTAAATTTTGTGCCTTTTACCGTCATCATAAAGAAGATGAAGCGTATGTACTCTCCTTTGAAGAGATTGGTCAGAAAATCGAAGAGTTGATTGAAATCGGTGGAACGCAAATCCTGTTTCAAGGTGGTGTACATCCTAAACTTAAAATTGAATGGTATGAAGAGTTGGTTGAGTGGATTAGTACGAATTACCCTAGCATCACGATTCATGGATTCTCTGCTATTGAGATTGATTACATCGCTAAAATCTCGAAGATCAGTTACCAAGAAGTGCTCTTACGTCTTCAGAAAAAAGGACTTTATAGCATTCCCGGAGCTGGAGCTGAGATACTCAGTGACCGTGTTCGTGACATCATCGCACCTAAGAAATTAGGGAGCGAAGAGTGGCTTGGCGTACACAGAGCCGCTCATAAAATCGGTATGCGCTCAACTGCTACCATGATGTTTGGAACGCTGGAAAGCGATGAAGAGATCATCGAGCATTGGGAAAAAATTAGAGAGCTTCAAGATGAAACAGGTGGTTTTCGAGCCTTCATCATGTGGAGTTTTCAAAGTGATCATACCAAGCTTAAAGAAGAACATCCTGAGATTAAAAAGCAGTCCTCAAATCGCTATCTCAGGCTTCTAGCCGTGAGTCGTTTGTACCTTGATAATTTTAAAAATATTCAAAGTTCATGGGTAACACAAGGCAGTTACATTGGTCAGCTTGCTCTGCTGTTTGGAGCGAATGATCTAGGCAGTACGATGATGGAAGAGAACGTCGTCAAAGCAGCAGGTGCAGCTAATCGCATGAATCAAACGGAGATGATTAAGCTCATCAAAGATATTGGGTCTATCCCTGCCAAACGTGATACATCGTACACGATTTTGGAGAAGTTCGCATGA
- the recG gene encoding ATP-dependent DNA helicase RecG, with protein MLASQLFEEAVKFLPLHVKTILITQEADSKENLVDFDFIIGTHALLYRELPECALVMVDEQHRFGTKQRALLSALVSKQAWHPHYLQFSATPIPRTLSMIQSSLVDFSFIKMLPFPKDITTKVIAKKDFKALVEHLRAEIAQKHQCIIVYPLVEESEMVNYQSIDEGRGFWEKNFEGVYVTYGKDKNKEEILKTFKEEGNLLISTTVVEVGISLPRLSTIVIVGAERLGLASLHQLRGRVSRNGLKGYCYLYTNIAKSERLEKFSRTLDGFEIAELDLAYRQGGDVVGGVIQSGKKLVWFEMANDEEILKEAKSRLEA; from the coding sequence GTGCTTGCCAGCCAACTTTTTGAAGAAGCGGTGAAGTTTTTACCTTTACATGTAAAGACGATTTTAATTACACAAGAGGCTGACAGTAAAGAAAATTTGGTTGATTTTGACTTCATCATCGGCACACATGCCTTGCTGTATCGAGAACTTCCTGAATGTGCGTTGGTCATGGTCGATGAACAACATCGCTTTGGTACCAAACAACGTGCGTTGCTTTCAGCTTTGGTTTCCAAACAGGCATGGCATCCGCACTATTTGCAGTTTTCAGCCACACCGATTCCAAGGACATTGAGTATGATTCAGTCTTCTTTAGTTGATTTTTCATTCATTAAAATGCTTCCTTTTCCCAAAGACATTACAACCAAAGTGATCGCCAAAAAAGATTTTAAAGCGTTGGTGGAACATTTACGTGCTGAAATTGCACAGAAGCATCAATGTATCATTGTCTATCCGCTTGTGGAAGAGAGTGAGATGGTAAACTATCAGTCCATTGATGAGGGACGTGGCTTTTGGGAGAAAAATTTTGAGGGTGTTTATGTTACGTATGGCAAAGATAAAAATAAAGAAGAGATACTCAAAACCTTTAAAGAAGAGGGCAATTTACTCATTTCCACAACAGTTGTGGAGGTTGGTATCTCCCTTCCAAGGCTTTCCACGATCGTTATTGTTGGAGCGGAACGCTTGGGGCTTGCGAGTTTGCATCAACTTCGTGGACGCGTGAGTCGCAATGGTTTAAAAGGGTACTGCTATCTTTACACCAATATAGCCAAAAGTGAAAGGCTAGAGAAGTTTTCTCGAACATTGGATGGCTTTGAGATTGCAGAACTTGATTTAGCATACCGTCAAGGTGGTGATGTCGTTGGCGGTGTGATTCAAAGTGGAAAAAAATTGGTTTGGTTTGAAATGGCAAATGATGAGGAAATTTTAAAAGAAGCAAAAAGTAGGTTGGAAGCATAG
- a CDS encoding AtpZ/AtpI family protein, whose amino-acid sequence MSDKPKYGKLIEGAEQLSLGISIVVAVLIGIGVGMLMSNVFNTPWLLWVGVFWGVGGAILNVYKAYKKNVASLDELKDDVRYKKYQQPKDDDEDDDDK is encoded by the coding sequence ATGAGCGATAAACCAAAATACGGCAAACTGATTGAAGGAGCTGAACAGCTCTCCTTAGGGATTTCTATTGTAGTAGCAGTGCTAATTGGTATTGGTGTTGGTATGTTAATGAGCAATGTGTTTAACACCCCCTGGCTTTTATGGGTTGGTGTTTTTTGGGGAGTGGGTGGCGCTATTTTAAATGTTTACAAAGCTTACAAAAAAAATGTCGCTTCCTTAGATGAACTCAAAGATGATGTACGCTATAAAAAATACCAACAACCTAAAGATGATGATGAAGATGACGACGACAAGTAG
- a CDS encoding cytochrome C oxidase subunit III produces the protein MRFLLTCNVFLFLSFTPLLSEDFISKMEYAKMLYSNPRGIGCNKCHGEKAEGAIISKYISRGKEVTLSAPAITSVSKERFSQALTSQHKVMPTYFLTWQEIDSLYYYVSSEVKK, from the coding sequence ATGCGGTTTTTGCTTACATGTAACGTGTTCTTGTTTTTATCTTTTACGCCACTTTTGAGTGAGGATTTTATCTCTAAAATGGAGTATGCAAAGATGCTCTATTCTAACCCCAGAGGCATTGGCTGTAACAAATGCCATGGTGAAAAAGCCGAAGGTGCCATTATCTCAAAATACATCTCAAGAGGTAAAGAGGTGACCCTTTCTGCACCTGCCATTACCAGCGTTTCTAAAGAACGTTTTTCCCAAGCTTTGACGTCTCAACATAAAGTAATGCCGACTTATTTTTTAACATGGCAGGAGATTGATAGTTTGTATTATTACGTCTCAAGTGAAGTGAAAAAGTAG